In one window of Astyanax mexicanus isolate ESR-SI-001 chromosome 18, AstMex3_surface, whole genome shotgun sequence DNA:
- the tmem97 gene encoding sigma intracellular receptor 2 has protein sequence MFLRVLEIIFFLYFASHIPITLFIDLQALLPEHVYPQALKDVLHWYAAEFKDPMVVDPPFWFKSFIFCEALVQLPFFPIATYAFLKGKCRWIRTPTIIYATHVATTLIPILAHILYHNFPTAPYPGPQTMKERLTLVSVYAPYLLIPLMLLFTMLFSSAYNSSQPQSGRALQKTKKMK, from the exons atgttcctTCGAGTTCTAGAGATTATATTCTTCCTATACTTTGCGTCGCACATTCCCATCACCCTCTTCATTGATCTGCAGGCGCTGCTGCCCGAACATGTTTATCCTCAAGCA CTGAAAGACGTCCTGCACTGGTATGCTGCGGAGTTCAAAGATCCAATGGTGGTGGATCCACCCTTCTGGTTTAAATCCTTCATATTCTGCGAGGCACTTGTTCAGTTACCCTTCTTCCCCATCGCAACATATGCATTCCTAAAAG GTAAATGCAGATGGATCAGGACTCCAACGATAATCTACGCTACACATGTGGCCACCACTTTGATCCCTATTCTTGCACACATCCTTTACCATAACTTTCCAACGGCTCCTTACCCGGGTCCTCAAACCATGAAGGAACGCTTGACCCTTGTGTCTGTTTATGCTCCATATCTCCTCATTCCCCTCATGCTGCTATTTACTATGCTCTTTAGCTCAGCATATAACAGCTCCCAACCTCAGAGTGGGAGAGCTTTACAGAAAACCAAGAAAATGAAGTAA
- the ift20 gene encoding intraflagellar transport protein 20 homolog, which produces MAKDPLAEAGLHFDELNKLRILEPDVGQKTTELKEECKEFVDKIGQFQKIVGGLIEMVDELAKEAEKEKMKAIGARNLLKSVVKQREAQQQQLQALIAEKKMQLERYRIEYDALSKVEAEQNEFIDQFILHK; this is translated from the exons ATGGCTAAAGATCCACTGGCAGAAGCTGGGCTTCACTTCGATGAACTTAATAAGCTACGAATACTTGAACCTGATGTTGGTCAGAAGACCACAGAGCTTAAAGAGGAGTGCAAAGAATTTGTTGACA AAATTGGCCAGTTTCAGAAAATAGTGGGTGGACTCATTGAGATGGTGGATGAACTGGCCAAggaagcagaaaaagaaaaaatgaag GCAATAGGAGCTAGAAATCTGCTAAAATCAGTTGTAAAACAGCGAGaggcccagcagcagcagctccaggctCTAATAGCAGAGAAGAAGATGCAGCTAGAACG GTATCGAATTGAATATGATGCTCTCTCCAAAGTTGAGGCAGAGCAGAATGAATTCATTGACCAGTTTATACTGCACAAATGA
- the rad1 gene encoding cell cycle checkpoint protein RAD1: MPLSTQSQPENDEYILIASLDNVRNLSNILKAISFKDHAIFNATQNGLKVTVEDSKCLQANAFIQADIFQEFTLKEDVVGFQVNLTVLLDCLTIFGGSTVPGVMTALKMCYNGYGYPLTLFLEEGGVVTVCKINTQEPEEPLDFDFCSTNVTNKVILQSDSLKEAFSELDMTSEILQLTMSPSHPYFRLSTFGNSGNAHYDYPKDSEMMELFQCTKTQTNRYKMSLLKPSTKALALSCKVSVRTDSRGFLSLQYLVRNDDGQICFVEYYCCPDEEADEE, encoded by the exons ATGCCTTTGTCAACTCAGTCTCAACCAGAGAATGATGAGTACATCCTGATAGCTAGTTTGGATAATGTGAGAAACCTTTCTAACATCTTAAAAGCAATATCCTTCAAAGACCATGCAATATTCAATGCGACGCAGAATGGGTTAAAAGTAACCGTAGAAGACTCCAAATGTCTTCAAGCAAATGCGTTCATTCAG GCAGACATTTTTCAAGAGTTCACACTTAAAGAGGATGTGGTTGGGTTTCAGGTTAACCTAACTGTGCTTCTGGATTGTCTCACCATCTTTGGAGGAAGCACAGTGCCAG gagTGATGACTGCCCTGAAAATGTGCTACAATGGTTATGGCTATCCATTGACCCTGTTCCTGGAGGAAGGAGGAGTGGTTACTGTTTGCAAGATTAACACCCAAGAACCAGAGGAACCCTTAGACTTTGACTTCTGTAGCACCAATGTGACCAACAAGGTCATACTTCAGTCAGACAGCCTGAAAGAGGCTTTCTCAGAACTGGACATGACCAGTGAGATCCTGCAGCTAACAATGTCACCCAGTCACCCCTATTTCAG ATTGTCCACATTTGGAAATTCTGGAAATGCCCATTACGACTATCCCAAAGACTCTGAAATGATGGAGCTGTTCCAGTGTACAAAGACACAAACCAACAG GTACAAGATGTCTCTATTAAAACCCTCCACCAAGGCGTTGGCGCTGTCCTGTAAGGTGTCTGTAAGGACAGACAGTCGAGGCTTCCTCTCATTACAGTACCTTGTGCGGAATGATGATGGACAGATTTGTTTTGTTGAGTATTACTGCTGCCCAGACGAAGAGGCTGATGAAGAATAG